In one bacterium genomic region, the following are encoded:
- a CDS encoding alpha/beta hydrolase, producing MKRVFIIHGYDATPEDNWLPWLKKELEAKGFDIAVPQMPEADNPTLEKWLSHIQQLIGECDENTFLVGHSLGTITILRFLEALPENQKVGGVVLVGGFSESLNFKPLKTFTEKPLDYEKIKRSIITDQISTSLRSQARAKERIVAIHSTDDPSVPFRFSEIIRDKLSAELITLHGLGHINWKSNCLELPQALVAILKMNE from the coding sequence ATGAAAAGAGTTTTTATTATTCACGGCTACGATGCCACGCCCGAAGACAATTGGCTCCCTTGGCTTAAAAAAGAATTGGAAGCTAAAGGATTTGATATTGCGGTGCCCCAGATGCCCGAAGCCGATAACCCAACCTTGGAGAAATGGCTTTCGCATATTCAACAACTTATCGGCGAGTGCGATGAAAACACTTTTTTGGTCGGCCATAGTTTAGGCACTATAACTATTTTAAGATTTTTAGAAGCTTTGCCCGAAAACCAAAAAGTTGGCGGAGTTGTTTTGGTAGGCGGTTTTTCTGAATCTTTAAACTTTAAGCCCTTAAAAACATTTACCGAAAAACCGCTTGATTACGAAAAAATAAAAAGATCAATAATAACTGACCAAATTAGCACGAGCTTGCGATCGCAAGCTCGTGCTAAAGAAAGAATAGTAGCTATACATTCTACTGATGACCCCAGCGTTCCTTTTAGATTCTCCGAAATTATTCGCGACAAGCTTAGCGCGGAACTTATAACTCTGCATGGACTCGGCCATATAAATTGGAAGAGTAATTGTCTTGAACTACCACAAGCCTTGGTTGCTATACTCAAAATGAATGAATAA